From the Dunckerocampus dactyliophorus isolate RoL2022-P2 chromosome 12, RoL_Ddac_1.1, whole genome shotgun sequence genome, one window contains:
- the slitrk3a gene encoding SLIT and NTRK-like protein 3, with protein sequence MLWVTLLSTIALGWTTPIPLLEDSEEIDEPCFEPCYCEVKEGIFHVHCDSKGFTNVSQIAQIWSRPFKLNLQRNSMRKLYFNSFLHLNNAISINLGNNALQDIHAGAFNGLGILKRLFLHENKLEIFRNDTFLGLESLEYLQADYNVIKRIESGAFRHLHKLRVLILNDNLIPVLPNYLFRSVSLTHLDLRGNRLKTLPYKGTLEYVGRSLMEIQLEENPWNCVCEIVQLKTWLERIPYTALVGEITCEYPFHLHGKDLREIKRSELCPLLSDSEIEAKLGIPRIPFSNENTWPTKPSSMLSSFHNTASSAMKPTKRPRPTRNPPTPRSIYPGINQPPVAGYQTRPPIPIICPVGCLCNLHINDLGLTVNCKEKGFHNISDLLPRPLNAKKLYLSGNLIQKIYRSDFWNFSSLDLLHLGNNRISYVQEGAFINLPNLKSLYLNGNDIERLTPGMFRGLQMLSYLYFEYNVIREIQANSFSLMPNLQLVFLNDNLLRSLPDDVFAGTNLARLNLRNNYFLSLPVRGVLEHLTSIVQIDLHQNPWECSCDIIPLKQWLEKLSSVIVVGDVICKTPEFAVGKDLRSLEVEVLCPELKYSSGPLPAQPGGHDLTTGSAGMGKAGGRDAVPLSVLILSLLILFISAVFVAAGLFAFVLRRRKKMPFRKRSEVDLTGIQMQCRIFEDAPRQSSVGNTSTLEKPTPSLPTHTHPSHTHSHGHVYDYIPHPVTQMCNNPIYKPREGEIAATAEDRSHFSAKKDNGSSGSSSSNNYRTLLEKEREWSLAVSNSQLNTIVAVNHTTADLAGLHENGGLCPTVIDSQRPTPTVGFVDCLYGTAPKLKDMHVAHAHPPGMQYPDLQQDARLKETLLFTAGKGCYPDPSQSDYLELRAKLQTKPDYLEVLEKSYRF encoded by the coding sequence ATGTTGTGGGTTACCTTGCTGAGCACCATAGCCTTAGGATGGACCACCCCAATCCCGCTACTAGAGGACTCGGAGGAGATTGATGAGCCGTGCTTCGAGCCCTGCTACTGTGAGGTCAAAGAGGGCATCTTCCACGTGCACTGTGACAGTAAAGGATTTACAAATGTGAGCCAGATTGCTCAAATATGGAGCCGGCCGTTCAAACTCAACCTTCAGCGAAACTCCATGAGGAAGCTCTACTTTAACAGCTTCCTCCATCTCAACAATGCCATATCTATTAATCTAGGTAATAATGCCTTGCAAGATATCCATGCTGGAGCATTCAACGGTTTAGGAATACTCAAACGGCTTTTCCTACATGAGAACAAACTAGAGATTTTCCGGAATGACACGTTTCTCGGGCTGGAGAGTTTAGAGTATCTCCAAGCAGACTACAATGTCATTAAAAGGATTGAAAGTGGTGCATTCAGGCACCTGCACAAATTGAGAGTGCTTATACTGAATGACAATCTGATCCCTGTGCTCCCAAATTATCTCTTCCGGTCTGTTTCACTCACACATTTGGACCTGCGGGGGAACAGACTAAAGACGTTGCCGTATAAGGGGACGTTGGAGTATGTTGGGCGGAGCTTGATGGAAATTCAGCTGGAGGAGAACCCTTGgaactgtgtgtgtgaaatTGTCCAGCTTAAGACATGGCTGGAGAGGATCCCCTACACCGCTCTGGTGGGCGAGATCACATGTGAGTACCCCTTCCATTTACATGGGAAAGACTTACGGGAAATCAAGCGCAGCGAGCTTTGTCCGTTGCTCTCCGATTCGGAGATCGAGGCCAAGCTGGGAATTCCTCGCATCCCATTCAGCAACGAGAACACGTGGCCAACCAAACCTTCCTCCATGCTCTCTTCCTTTCACAACACAGCGTCTTCTGCCATGAAGCCCACAAAACGACCTCGGCCCACAAGAAATCCCCCCACCCCTCGTAGCATTTACCCAGGCATCAACCAGCCCCCCGTTGCAGGCTATCAGACAAGAcctccgataccgatcatttgTCCTGTGGGATGTCTTTGCAACCTTCACATCAATGACTTGGGCCTAACGGTCAACTGTAAGGAGAAAGGCTTTCACAACATCTCAGACTTGTTGCCGCGGCCTCTCAATGCTAAGAAATTATACCTCAGTGGGAACCTAATACAGAAAATCTACCGTTCTGATTTCTGGAACTTCTCAAGTTTGGATTTATTGCATTTAGGTAACAATCGGATATCCTATGTGCAGGAGGGTGCTTTTATCAACCTGCCAAACTTAAAAAGCTTATATCTGAATGGGAATGACATTGAGAGGCTCACCCCTGGGATGTTTAGAGGACTTCAGATGTTGAGTTATCTCTACTTTGAGTATAATGTCATACGTGAAATACAGGCCAACTCCTTCTCCCTCATGCCTAATCTGCAGCTGGTTTTTCTCAATGACAACCTGCTTCGCTCGCTCCCTGATGACGTGTTTGCCGGCACCAACCTTGCGCGCCTCAACCTCCGCAACAATTACTTCCTTTCTCTGCCCGTGCGTGGAGTCCTGGAGCATCTGACTTCCATTGTCCAGATTGATCTTCATCAGAACCCCTGGGAGTGCTCCTGCGATATCATCCCCCTCAAACAATGGCTGGAAAAGCTCTCCTCTGTCATTGTGGTTGGAGATGTCATCTGTAAGACGCCAGAGTTTGCTGTTGGGAAGGATTTGCGTTCACTGGAAGTGGAAGTCCTCTGTCCTGAACTTAAGTATTCCTCAGGCCCCTTGCCAGCTCAACCTGGAGGGCATGACCTCACCACAGGGAGTGCCGGTATGGGGAAGGCAGGTGGAAGAGATGCAGTGCCGCTGTCTGTCCTCATCCTCAGCCTGCTCATACTCTTCATCTCTGCCGTGTTTGTGGCAGCTGGGCTGTTCGCCTTTGTTCTTCGCCGGAGGAAGAAAATGCCCTTCAGGAAGCGATCAGAGGTGGATCTGACAGGGATCCAGATGCAGTGCAGAATTTTTGAGGATGCACCAAGGCAGAGTAGCGTGGGCAACACTAGCACACTGGAGAAGCCAACTCCCAGCTTGCCTACACACACTCACCCCAGTCACACACATTCCCATGGCCACGTTTATGATTACATCCCCCACCCTGTGACTCAAATGTGTAACAACCCCATCTATAAGCCCCGAGAGGGGGAGATAGCAGCGACAGCAGAAGACAGAAGTCATTTTTCAGCCAAGAAAGACAATGGCAGCAGcggtagcagcagcagcaacaactataGAACCTTGTTAGAGAAAGAGCGAGAGTGGAGCCTGGCTGTCTCCAACTCTCAGCTCAACACCATCGTCGCAGTCAACCACACCACGGCCGACCTGGCAGGGCTTCATGAGAACGGCGGGCTCTGCCCAACTGTCATTGACAGTCAGAGACCCACACCAACGGTGGGTTTTGTTGACTGTCTGTATGGGACGGCTCCCAAACTAAAGGACATGCACGTGGCGCATGCACACCCACCCGGCATGCAGTACCCGGATTTGCAACAGGATGCTCGGCTGAAGGAAACATTGCTTTTCACGGCAGGGAAAGGCTGCTATCCTGACCCGTCCCAAAGCGATTACCTGGAGTTAAGGGCCAAACTTCAAACCAAGCCTGATTACCTCGAAGTGCTGGAAAAATCGTATCGGTTTTAA